Genomic DNA from Candidatus Koribacter versatilis Ellin345:
GTAGTCGCGCATGAATACGCGCAGCATCGGCCACTTCTCCACATCGTTCGCCTTGCCCTTCAGCCAGTGATCGAACCAATCGGTTTCAAGGTCACGCCACTCCACAGCTGGCCCCGGTTCCGCGTCATGCGGAAACGAGTGTGGCCATGGCCCCACGATCGCAAAGCGTGGTCCTTTCAGGTTCGCCAGCATCCTCGGCACGCTGTCGCGATATCCATCGAGAAACCCGCCAATCAGGAAGACGGGAATCTCAATCCGGCTGTAGTCCGTGGAGAGCGACGCCCGTCGCCAGAACTCTCCATCCCGCTGATGCTTGAGATACAGCAGGAACCACGGCGGCGTATCGAAGCGTTCGTTCAGCGTCTTCTCATCGACAGGGAAGTCCGGCGCCGGTGAAAGCGAGTTCGTCAGGTCCATAGAGATCTCGAACTCATCCAGGTGCATCATTCCGTCAATGTAGTGAATGTCGTCGTGAAAGAGATCGTCCGACGCATCGGCAGCGATGATCGCCTTTAATGCCGGAGGGCGCCGCATCGCCATCTGGATGGAATTGAATCCGCCCCACGAGATCCCCATCATTCCAACATTGCCGTTCGACCACGCTTGTCGAGCCAGCCACGCAATCACTTCTTCGCCATCCTGCAACTCTTGCTCGGAATACTCGCGGTCCGGCGTTCGGCCTTCACTGCGGCCCGTTCCGCGAACATCCACGCGTGCCACTACGTAATGCTTGCGCACCAGGTATCCGTGCAGCGAGTAGTCGCGGCCCAGCGACCAATCGTCTTTGCGATAGGGAAGGTACTCGAGCACCACCGGCACTTTTTCGTCTGGCTTGAGATCGGCGGGAAGGAAGAGGTTTGCCGCGAGCTTCACACCATCGCGCATCGGGATCCACTGCTCACGGATGGTGATTCCGCCGTACGTTTGCTCGGGCAGTGTGGCGCGCCCGGCGCTTAACACTGGCGCAAGAAAGCTCAAGGCTGCGAGGATAAGAACGGCGAATCGTTCACGCATCGTCGTTGATTGCGTGACATTCTATCCTTTGTGTCGAGAGGAACGGATCGGGCTGGGTTTCAGCCCCGCAGGAACGGATTGCGCTCGCGCTCTTCTTCAATCGTCGTGCTGGGACCGTGTCCGGGAATTACGATCGTCTCCCCCGGCAGCACCAGTAGTTTTCCGTGAATGGACTTCATGATTTTTTCATAAGACCCACCGGGAAGATCGGTACGGCCGATGCTGCCTTGGAACAACGTATCACCCGCAATCAAAGTCTTCTCGCTTTTGAGCAGCAGGCAGATGCTTCCCTGGGTGTGTCCCGGAGTGTGAATGACCGATCCTTCGATCGTGCCGAACTTCACGCTATCGCCATCCGCCAGGCTCTCGTCCACCACAACTTTGCCGGGGTCTTTCATCCCAAGCCATGACGCCTGCACGTCGAGCAACTTCAGCAGCTGGTCGTCATTCTCGTTGAGCAAAAGCGGAGCGCCGGTAAGCGCCTTCAGCTTCATTGCGCCGCCCACGTGGTCAATGTGCGCGTGAGTTACCACAATTTGGGTAACCCGCAATTGGTGTTTCTCCAGGATCGCGACCACGACTTCAACTTCGTCACCCGGATCAATGACGATGGCTTCATGGGTTGTTTCATCCCCAATGACGGAGCAGTTGCACTGTAGTGGGCCTACAGGGAAGATTTCGTGGATCATTTTCTCCTTCGGGACGAGTCGCGCAAGGCAGGGGAGTGGGTGTGTCTCTCCACGGTTCAACCCGATATCGGATGCTTTGTTCCGAATTAAGGTTCTTTTCTGCAGCGATTTATCGAAAAAAATGAAGGCCTCCGCATGAGGAGGCCTTCATCCAAAATCCAAAAACTACTTCTTCGGCGCCTGCTGAGTCGGGGCCGCCTTTGTGCCGTTCAATACCGAACCCGCGCTTCCGGTGTGGCGCGCTGCCATCACGCTCAGGATGATCGAAGTCAGCATGAAGATGACCGCCGACCATGTGGTCGCTTTCGAGAGCGCGTTCGCGGTGCCACGCGGGCCAAACGCCGTCTGGCTGCCGCTGCCGCCGAAGGCCGCGGCGAGGTCGGCGCTCTTGCCGCTCTGCAGCAGCACTACCACGATCAGGAAAAAGCAAACCGCAATGTGAATGGTGGTGATCAGGTAAATCATTCAATATCTCAGTCGCGCGCTGGGAGAACACAGCGCCTGGTCTCTCAAAGGCTTTTGGAATCTCAAACCCGGCCGGAACGGACAGGGAACGTATGGTGCGGAAGGGGGGACTTGAACCCCCATGCCTTTCGGCGCCACCCCCTCAAGATGGTGTGTCTGCCAATTTCACCACTTCCGCAGAGCTTTCCAAAGAACACGTGAGGCAAAGTGATTATAACAAAAGGAAGTACATGCTCCAAACCACGGAGCGTTCCTTGACCCTCGCGCGCGCGGTCAGTTCTAATCATCAGTTCTTCCAAGGAGAAGCAATGAAAGTCGCATTCTTAGGGTTGGGGATTATGGGGCGTCCGATGGCGGCGAACCTTGCTAAGGCCGGCAACGAAGTCACGGTTTGGAACCGCACACCGAAGGATGTCGAAGGCGCGCACGTTGCGAAGACTCCTGCGGAAGCCGCTAAACATGCGGATGTGGTGTGGATGTGCGTGTCGGATACGAACGCGGTGGAGCGCGTATTGTTTGGCGACGGTGGCGTGGAACCCGTGCTGCGGGCGGGGATGGTGGTGGTGGACTCGAGCACGATTTCGCCGGTGGAGACGCTGAAGTTTGCCGAGCGCGTGCGCGCGAAGGGCGCGGATTACATCGACGCGCCGATCACGGGATCGAAGATCGGAGCGGAGTCGGCACAGTTGATCTTCATGGTCGGTGCGAAAGACGAGACGTTGAAGAAACTCGAACCGCTCTTCCTGCAGATGGGGAAGAAGATCGTGCACATGGGCGAAGTGGGGAAGGGGCAGGCGTCGAAGATTTCGCTGAACCTGCAAATCGCCTGTATTTATGAGGGTTTCATCGAGGGCTTCAAAGTCGCTACGCAACTCGGCGTGAACCCAGAAAAATTTGTTGAGCTGGTGCAGAGCACGATGGTGCGATCGGGAGTGGTGGATTACAAGGCGCCGTTCGTGTTGAAACGCGACTACACGCCGAACTTTCCGCTACGTTTAATGCGCAAGGACCTGCTGCTGGTGAGCGATGCGGCGAAGCAGTTGGAGCTGGATTTGCCGGGGCTGAAATCTGTTCTCGAGGTTTATGACGAGGCGCACGAGGCCGGTATGGATGACCAGGATTACGCGGCTACGCTGGCACTTTTGGAACGAAATTAGCGGGAAGAAACAAGGAAAACTTACGGTAAAACCCGAAGTTAGAAGTTAGTAAACAACATTTTATAAGTGCTTATTTGCTGGGGATTTGCCCGGGTATGACGTTTTTTGTCAACAATCCAGGCCCGTGATTTTCTTCTCCAGAGCCTGTGAAAAGCGACCGTGGACGCGGAAATTTTGCTCGTCACCGTGGTTTGCCGCAAAGGTGGTACATGGAAAGTGGAAGAATTTGTTTACCACTCGGTTAAGAGGGCTATATCTGCGGAATATGCCGCTGGCACTACTGACAGTACCCAGTCACGTTAGGGTTGGGTAGTTTCGCGCCGCGAACGAGGGTCTGCCGACCCCGCTCGTTCAAATCACAAACCGTGAAGAAGGCAACATGGAAACGCTTCGCGACCAATCGCGGGCCACGCTGCTGATAGTGGATGATTCGGCCGACGACGTTGCACTCGTCAGTGACATTCTGAAGGACCAATACCGGGTGAAGGTCGCAACCAACGGAGTGCGCGCGCTCAA
This window encodes:
- a CDS encoding MBL fold metallo-hydrolase, encoding MIHEIFPVGPLQCNCSVIGDETTHEAIVIDPGDEVEVVVAILEKHQLRVTQIVVTHAHIDHVGGAMKLKALTGAPLLLNENDDQLLKLLDVQASWLGMKDPGKVVVDESLADGDSVKFGTIEGSVIHTPGHTQGSICLLLKSEKTLIAGDTLFQGSIGRTDLPGGSYEKIMKSIHGKLLVLPGETIVIPGHGPSTTIEEERERNPFLRG
- the secG gene encoding preprotein translocase subunit SecG; the protein is MIYLITTIHIAVCFFLIVVVLLQSGKSADLAAAFGGSGSQTAFGPRGTANALSKATTWSAVIFMLTSIILSVMAARHTGSAGSVLNGTKAAPTQQAPKK
- a CDS encoding NAD(P)-dependent oxidoreductase, translated to MKVAFLGLGIMGRPMAANLAKAGNEVTVWNRTPKDVEGAHVAKTPAEAAKHADVVWMCVSDTNAVERVLFGDGGVEPVLRAGMVVVDSSTISPVETLKFAERVRAKGADYIDAPITGSKIGAESAQLIFMVGAKDETLKKLEPLFLQMGKKIVHMGEVGKGQASKISLNLQIACIYEGFIEGFKVATQLGVNPEKFVELVQSTMVRSGVVDYKAPFVLKRDYTPNFPLRLMRKDLLLVSDAAKQLELDLPGLKSVLEVYDEAHEAGMDDQDYAATLALLERN